The genomic segment GCCCCTTTATAAGGGCCAGATGCAGGGCAAAAAGCTGCCCTGGAACGACCGCCACGAGAGGAGAAAGCCATTCTGGTATACCTTCAGGGAGAGGAAGAGGTGTGATAGCTTCATCCAAGAGTTCCGGCCGATCGGAGATAACGATGAGTTCAACCCCGCGCGACTTAAGTTCCAGAGCAAATTCACGCATCATGTCAAACATTTTGCCGCTGGGGGCGATGAGTAGAGCCGGGAAACCCTTACTTATCAGAGCGATTGGGCCGTGCATGAAATCGGCTGGGGAATAAGGTTCAGCTATGAGAAGATCAAGTTCTTTGAGCTTAAGGGCAATTTCGAAAGCAGTGGCATAATTATAGCCCCGCCCCAGGACGACACAGGCCTCCATATAGCGGTACCGCTCCACTACATTGGCGATGTGTTCTTCGCCAGCCAGGAGTTTCTCTAGAGCCAGAGGCACACCCCGTAAGGCTTCCAGGCGCTCATGATCGTTTTCCAGAGCGCAAGAAAGCAGAGCCAGCGCAGCAAGTTGAGCTGTGTAGGTTTTAGTAGCCGCCACCGCTCGTTCCTCACCGGTGTGGAGCAAGATTACATAATTGGCCTGGGCAGCTAAAGGGGAATCAGGATAATTAGTGATGGCTATGGTTGGCACACCCTGACGCCTCCCCTCCTCCACAACGGACACGACATCTGGCGATTGACCTGACTGAGAGATCCCGATGACGAGAGCTCCTTCCAGTCGAGGTGGCTGACCATAAATGCTGAAGAGCGATGGTGTGGCCAATCCCACAGGTAAACGATTCCAAGCTCCGAAAAGATACTGAGCGTAGCGAGCTGCATTGTCAGAAGAACCGCGGGCAGCGATGATAACGTAGCGCACATGGCGAGCGCGGATGGCTGCTGCTATTTGCATTATATTGTTGGTCTCTTTTTCCAACAAACGGAGGATAGTTCCCGGCTGCTCGCGGATTTCGTAGCTCAGGTAACTCATGGCCTCATCTCCGCCGGATAGCTCTAACTGAACGCCCTGTATCCAGTATATCCAAAAGCTCCCGCAAAACAAGGTTAGGACCTGCCCGACGGTAAATCTCCGGAGGCCATTGTTTCCCGTGGATGCATTTGAAAGTTGTTTTGTAGCTTTGCGCGTGTAAGTTATAATTCTCCCAAAAGTGGCAATAAAGCGGAGAAAAAACTGGGGGAGGAGCCATGGCCAAGTACCTTATCGTAAACGCTGATGATTTTGGACGAAGCCGAGGGGTAAACAGAGGGATCCTTAAAGCCCACAGAGAAGGAATCGTCACAAGCACTTCCCTCATGGTGAATCAGCCTTTCGCCCAGGAGGGAGCTTCAATTCTGAAGGATACACCATCTCTGGGAGCAGGCGTTCACCTCGTTTTCTCGGCCGGAAAGCCCATTCTGCCGCCGGAGAGGGTACCCACTCTGGTCGACTCCAACGGATTTTTCTTTCCTCAGGAAGTCCTTTTCATGAAAGCTGGGGAAATTTCGCCTGACGAACTCAAAGCTGAGTTCAAGGCTCAGATTACCAGGTTCTACGAGCTCGTGGGTCGCGAGCCTGATCACCTTGATTGCCACCATTTCATCCACGTTCACCCCTATTTTTTTGCCGTTTATGTAGAGGTAGCGAAAGAAATGGGATTACCCATACGCAATCCCCTCCCCCGCGATCCTCAGGAAATATCCGTCGTCCTTAGGTCCCTGCCTTCTGCTCTCAAAGATTTGCCTCAGGAAATAGCTTTGGCTGTCCTGGAAACTGATCAAAAGCTTGCCAGTTCAGTTCCTTCTCCCGACCGCTTCATTGGCTCCTTCTTCGGAGAAGAGGCCGTAACCCTGGAGAACCTTTTATCCATATTGGAAAGCGTAGGAGAAGGAGTTACGGAACTCATGTGCCATCCAGCTTTCGTAGATGAAGAGCTTCTTTCCTCAAGCCAGTACGCTTTTCCCAGGGAGAAAGAACTTGAAGTATTGTGTAGCCCACTGGTGCGCCGCAAAGTTGAGGAGCTGGGGATAGAGTTGGTTACCTTCTCAGTCCTCTCGGGAGGTAAGTGAGCATGGATGTGGAATTTCATCCCGAGAAGATAGACCCTTCGGCTTTCATCGCCCCTGGGGCTTTTATAATAGGAGACGTAACCATAGGGCCCGAATCCAGCGTGTGGTTTGGGGCCGTGCTTAGGGGGGATATCGCCCCCATAGTGGTTGGCCGAAAGACCAATATCCAGGATGGAGCTGTGGTGCATGTGGACATCGGACAACCAACTTTCATCGGGAATGGGGTAACAGTAGGGCATGGGGCTATTCTGCATGGTTGCACGATCAGGGATAACGTGCTTATAGGTATAAGGGCAGTGGTGCTTACGGGAGCAGTAATTGGGGAAAATTCCATCGTAGGAGCTGGTGCAGTAGTAACCGAGGGGACCGTTATTCCGCCCAATTCTTTAGTGTTGGGCATACCAGCCAGGGTGGTGGGAGAAATAACTCCGGAGCTTCTCCAACGCATTAAGGAGTCGGCAGAGCATTACAGAAACTATATCCAAGTTTACAGGGGGAGCTTTCGGGCCAGATAATAGGTTACGATATAGAGGGAGAAAGAGAGGGCAAAGAGCGTTCTGAACCCTCCAACATCCACTACGATCCCTCCGAAACCGGAAAGGAGTGTAGCTATTCCCATTATCGTGTTGTAAAGCCCAATGTAAAGGGGCCGCTCTTCTTCAGGGGAAAGCTTGATAGGGTAGCTGGCCCCTACTATCGCTCCTGCGGGAAGGAAGGCTCCATTCAGGGAAAAAACCAGCACCATAAGGTAGGGAACGGCCGGCCCCTCTGGCCATAAACTCATGCCGAGGGCAATCAATAGAGTAACAGCATTTCCAAGGCCATAAGCCATGAGGATTAAACGCTCCCCAAACCTGTCAGTCAGTAAACCCCAGGGGAGATTGGAGACAAGCTGAGCAGCTACACGTACGCTCAAATAGAGGCCCAGCATGCCAGGGGTAGCCTGTAGGATTTTCTCCGCAAAAACGGTGAAGAAGGGAGTGGAAGCTCCAGCCAGAGCCAGAGCAACCTGGGAAAGGATGAAGGTGAAAAACATCCTGTCTTCCTTGAGGACATGGCCAGCTCTTCGCCACTGTTCCCCAATTGTAACAGGTTGAGGGTTAGCTCTGCCCGGCGGCTCCCTTATCGCTATAAAGGCCCCCATCGCCGGAGCAGTTATGAGGCAATACAAAGCAAAGAGAATAGCGAAGTTTTTGGGGAAAGGAGGGCTGGAAAAACTCAACACCTCCTTTACAATCCAGCCAGCGCTTATTCCCAGAATTCCTCCCAAAAGGAGCCTCAGGGCGAAGAGGCTTCCGAGGCGCCGCGGGGAAACGGTTTTAGCCGTTACCTCGAAGAAAGCTATGCCCGCTATTCCCGATACGAGCCTCGCCAGGAGGTAAAGAGAGAAAAAGGTGGCCAGAAGCACAGAAGAGCTATCGGTGAAAAAGACTGCCAGGGCCAGAAACAACCAGGCTGCCAGTCGGATGATCGCTGTATAGGTGTAACTCGGCATCTTCCTCTCCATCCGCTGCACGTAAGTGGAAACAAAAATTTGAGGAAGATACCATCCTGCGTCCCCGAGCGGGGCCACCAGCCCGGCAAGAAAATTGGAAGAACTAAGCTGGCTCACAAACCAGGTGAGGACAAGGTATGGGTCGATAAGCCTTTCGGCGAAATTGAAGAGGGCACCGTTTATGACATTGAGGTAAAAGCTGCGCCTTTCTTCTCTATCCATGATTTAGGGCCTGCGTTTGCGAGAAAAAACAAAAGCCAGGAGGAAAAAAACAGTAGCCACAAGGACTATTGAAGCCCCCGATGCTACACCCAGATAGTAAGAAAGGTAAAGGCCTATTATTCCCGAAACAACCCCTATGGCTGCTGAGAGCGCCATCATCGCTGGCAGACGATTAGCCAGAAGGTAAGCTGTGGCGGCTGGAGTAATAAGCAAAGCCACCGCCAGAGCTACCCCTACCGTCTGGAGGGAAACCACCACCGTAACCGAAATCATGGCTAAAAAGATGTAATTGAGAAGGTCTGCCTTTATCCTCAAAGTGGAAGCCAGGATGGGGTCGAAAGCCATGACCATGAACTCTTTGTAAAATGCCATCACTGTAATGATAACGGCCGCCCCGAGACCAGCGATGAGAGCTAAATCTCCCCACGAGACAGCCAGCACGTTCCCGAACAGGAAATGGGCGAGATCCACTGCGTAGTTCCTCACCGAAGAGATTATAGCTATCCCCAGTGCCAGCATTCCAGCAAAAATTATGCCTATGGAAGCATCTTCCCGGAGCTTTGTTTGCTTGCTCAAAGCTCCAATTCCCAGAGAAGCAAGGATAGCAGCAACGATGGCTCCCCAGAAGATAGGGCCCTTTGCCCCTTTACCCAGAAGGTAACCTATAGCCACTCCTGGCAAGATTGAATGGGCCAGGGCATCCCCGAGGAAAGCCATACCCCTCAGCACCACGTAACTCCCTACAACCCCGCACACAATGCCTACTATAATGGAAGCAATCAAAGCCCTGACCATGAAGGGGTACACAAGAGGTGCAAGCAAGAAATCCATCACCATTCTCCCCGATTGCAGCAAGTATCGCCTACTATCCTGAAGCCTTCAGGGGTTTGGAGGAACTGAAGGTGACCGCCGTAAGCCTGCTTGAGAAGCTGGGGAGTAAAGACCTCCTCGGGGCAGCCAAAACCCAGAAGGCGGCGGTTAAGGAGCATAACTAAGCTAAAATGCTGGGAAGCCAATTCTAAATCATGGGTGGCTATGATTATGGTGACATCCCGGTGATTGAGAGCTTTCAGGATCTGAAGTATCTCTTCGTGGGATGGGGCATCCAGGCCGTTAAAGGGCTCATCCAGGAGCATAAGCTCGGCCTCCTGCGCCAGAGCCCGGGCGATAAAAGCTTTCTGCTGCTGTCCACCTGATAGTTCCCCTATCGGGCGGCGGGCCAGCTCCGCAAGGCCCACCATTTCCAAAGCCTTGTACACCAGTTCCCAGTCCTTCTTCCGGGGCCACATCAGGGGGCCAAGCTTGGCAATGCGCCCCATCATAACCACGTCAGCTACGGTGGCAGGGAAACTCCAGTCCACTTCGCTTCGCTGGGGGATATAAGCTATGCAGACGTGCCCCCCTGGTTCATAGCCATAAACCTTTATCTCTCCTTCCTGAGGCTTTATAAGCCCTGCTATAGCTTTAAAGAGAGTGCTTTTGCCCGCACCGTTTGGCCCTACTAAAGCGACAAAATCCCCCTTTTCCAGCGAAAAAGAAATTTCTTCCAGAGCTGTAACCCCGTTGTAACGGACAGTAACCCCTTTCAGTTCCAAGACGGGGGTGCCAGTTCTGTGCTCAAGGCCCTTGCATTTAAAGGGCATCATTTTAATGCCTCCACTATAGCTGAAACATTGTATCGCATGAGTTCAAAGTAAGTTGAAGCAGGCCCTCCCGGCTGAGAAAGAGATTCTATGTAAAGTGGTATCACCTTTATCCCTGTATCCTGAGCAATCTGTTCGGCCATCTTCGGGCTGGCGGAAGCGCTAACGAAAATAGCCGGCACCTTCTCTTCCTTAATCAATTCAATAAGTTCGGCAATGTCCTGAGCTGATGGTTCGGCAAGGGTCGTAACTCCTGGGATGATGGTTCCCACCTGCTGGAACCCGTAGCGCCTGGCGAAATACCCGAAAGCCATATGGTCCGTAACCAGCTTGCGGCGTTCCGGCGGCACACCTTCTACCTTTTCTTTTATC from the Anaerolineae bacterium genome contains:
- a CDS encoding SIS domain-containing protein codes for the protein MSYLSYEIREQPGTILRLLEKETNNIMQIAAAIRARHVRYVIIAARGSSDNAARYAQYLFGAWNRLPVGLATPSLFSIYGQPPRLEGALVIGISQSGQSPDVVSVVEEGRRQGVPTIAITNYPDSPLAAQANYVILLHTGEERAVAATKTYTAQLAALALLSCALENDHERLEALRGVPLALEKLLAGEEHIANVVERYRYMEACVVLGRGYNYATAFEIALKLKELDLLIAEPYSPADFMHGPIALISKGFPALLIAPSGKMFDMMREFALELKSRGVELIVISDRPELLDEAITPLPLPEGIPEWLSPLVAVVPGQLFALHLALIKGLDPDRPPGLQKVTLTR
- a CDS encoding carbohydrate deacetylase; translation: MAKYLIVNADDFGRSRGVNRGILKAHREGIVTSTSLMVNQPFAQEGASILKDTPSLGAGVHLVFSAGKPILPPERVPTLVDSNGFFFPQEVLFMKAGEISPDELKAEFKAQITRFYELVGREPDHLDCHHFIHVHPYFFAVYVEVAKEMGLPIRNPLPRDPQEISVVLRSLPSALKDLPQEIALAVLETDQKLASSVPSPDRFIGSFFGEEAVTLENLLSILESVGEGVTELMCHPAFVDEELLSSSQYAFPREKELEVLCSPLVRRKVEELGIELVTFSVLSGGK
- a CDS encoding gamma carbonic anhydrase family protein; translation: MDVEFHPEKIDPSAFIAPGAFIIGDVTIGPESSVWFGAVLRGDIAPIVVGRKTNIQDGAVVHVDIGQPTFIGNGVTVGHGAILHGCTIRDNVLIGIRAVVLTGAVIGENSIVGAGAVVTEGTVIPPNSLVLGIPARVVGEITPELLQRIKESAEHYRNYIQVYRGSFRAR
- a CDS encoding MFS transporter; protein product: MDREERRSFYLNVINGALFNFAERLIDPYLVLTWFVSQLSSSNFLAGLVAPLGDAGWYLPQIFVSTYVQRMERKMPSYTYTAIIRLAAWLFLALAVFFTDSSSVLLATFFSLYLLARLVSGIAGIAFFEVTAKTVSPRRLGSLFALRLLLGGILGISAGWIVKEVLSFSSPPFPKNFAILFALYCLITAPAMGAFIAIREPPGRANPQPVTIGEQWRRAGHVLKEDRMFFTFILSQVALALAGASTPFFTVFAEKILQATPGMLGLYLSVRVAAQLVSNLPWGLLTDRFGERLILMAYGLGNAVTLLIALGMSLWPEGPAVPYLMVLVFSLNGAFLPAGAIVGASYPIKLSPEEERPLYIGLYNTIMGIATLLSGFGGIVVDVGGFRTLFALSFSLYIVTYYLARKLPL
- a CDS encoding metal ABC transporter permease, which gives rise to MMDFLLAPLVYPFMVRALIASIIVGIVCGVVGSYVVLRGMAFLGDALAHSILPGVAIGYLLGKGAKGPIFWGAIVAAILASLGIGALSKQTKLREDASIGIIFAGMLALGIAIISSVRNYAVDLAHFLFGNVLAVSWGDLALIAGLGAAVIITVMAFYKEFMVMAFDPILASTLRIKADLLNYIFLAMISVTVVVSLQTVGVALAVALLITPAATAYLLANRLPAMMALSAAIGVVSGIIGLYLSYYLGVASGASIVLVATVFFLLAFVFSRKRRP
- a CDS encoding metal ABC transporter ATP-binding protein, whose product is MMPFKCKGLEHRTGTPVLELKGVTVRYNGVTALEEISFSLEKGDFVALVGPNGAGKSTLFKAIAGLIKPQEGEIKVYGYEPGGHVCIAYIPQRSEVDWSFPATVADVVMMGRIAKLGPLMWPRKKDWELVYKALEMVGLAELARRPIGELSGGQQQKAFIARALAQEAELMLLDEPFNGLDAPSHEEILQILKALNHRDVTIIIATHDLELASQHFSLVMLLNRRLLGFGCPEEVFTPQLLKQAYGGHLQFLQTPEGFRIVGDTCCNRGEW